The Neospora caninum Liverpool complete genome, chromosome X genome includes a region encoding these proteins:
- a CDS encoding Similarity to HYPOTHETICAL INTEGRAL MEMBRANE PROTEIN YIPA_yeast, related: protein MDPAASWNRTPGVPVPGNASQAREGNVQTVPSVPSGNPAVSTPPAMQRNGAFPSSVVKRETRPPAVSSFQGSPDQAKPGEQPWFARPANNQFSAQHSSSTSSYPPSSYPPSSYPPPSYPPSSYPPSSYPPSSYPASSAANRSTPGQAAEAAVQRAEETHAGKSLKEHQEFLLQKQLQAERQRETGEKERGFGATQPPTIQEGWREKPSGPPGLSFYTQSAQGQHPHRPGLAPPDGASGSHAGAFPHPVAVPGPAFVPSHGSAPSAAVSSLSSLGLSGCMTGSPDAREPPSFLGRLFSFGSSSSGAREQRVQLQTGCSAGTERDGSDEIGDEPPLLEELGIHPDEVVQRFKSVVFFYKVEHDLLVHSDMCGPLVVAVTLAFLLLMSGKASFSHIYGLSIVGSLCTYVLLNLMSPNEGIDLYSTISILGYSLLPVVLFALASIFISLKTSVGLIFSVLCVLWCTATASRFFESALHMHDQRFLVAYPISLFYASFVVIAVL from the exons atGGATCCGGCTGCGTCCTGGAATCGAACTCCTGGGGTTCCTGTTCCTGGCAACGCGTCGCAGGCTCGCGAGGGAAATGTGCAGACAGTTCCTTCAGTCCCCTCGGGGAATCCTGCTGTCTCGACACCGCCAGCGATGCAGAGGAACGgggcgtttccttcctctgtagtgaagcgcgagacacgcCCTCCcgcggtttcttcttttcaaGGCTCTCCAGACCAGGCAAAGCCAGGCGAGCAGCCCTGGTTTGCCAGGCCCGCAAACAACCAGTTTTCAGCGCAGCACTCTTCTTCAACCTCTTCTTATCCTCCTTCCTCGTACCCTCCCTCTTCTTATCCCCCCCCTTCTTATCCTCCTTCCTCGTATCCTCCCTCTTCTTATCCTCCTTCCTCGTATCCAGCCTCCTCTGCGGCGAACAGAAGCACACCGGGGCAAGCGGCAGAGGCGGCCGTGCaaagagcagaggaaacgcatgcaggaaaGAGCCTGAAAGAGCACCAAGAGTTCCTTCTGCAGAAACAGTTGCAGgctgagagacagagagaaactggcgagaaagagcgaggtTTTGGTGCCACACAACCGCCAACGATCCAGGAGGGATGGCGAGAAAAGCCCAGCGGACCCCCAGGACTCAGTTTCTACACACAAAGCGCGCAGGGACAG CATCCACATCGACCAGGCCTCGCTCCGCCAGACGGCGCGTCTGGATCGCATGCAGGTGCTTTCCCGCATCCGGTGGCGGTGCCGGGGCCTGCCTTTGTCCCCTCTCACggctcggcgccttcggctgctgtctcctcgctctcttctctcggtctgAGTGGCTGCATGACTGGCAGCCccgacgcgcgagagcctccgAGCTTCCTTggccgcctcttctctttcggctcCAGTTCGAGCGGAGCCCGGGAGCAGCGCGTGCAGCTGCAGACAGGCTGTTCAGccgggacggagagagacgggagcgaCGAAATCGGCGACGAGCCGCCTCTCCTGGAAG AACTGGGGATTCACCCCGACGAGGTCGTCCAGCGATTTAAatccgtcgttttcttctaCAA AGTCGAGCACGACCTCCTCGTCCACTCCGACATGTGCGGAcccctcgtcgtcgccgtgactctcgcgtttcttcttcttaTG TCAGGAAAAGCTTCCTTTAGCCACATTTACGGCCTCTCGATCGTCGGCAGCTTATGCACTTACGTGCTCCTCAACCTCATGAGTCCC AATGAAGGGATCGACCTCTACAGCACCATCAGCATTCTCGGCTACAGCCTCCTACCCGTCGTCTTGTTTGCCCTCGCCTCCATCTTCATCTCCCTCAAAACGTCCGTCGGTCTCATATTCTCCGTCTTGTGCGTCCTCTGGTGCACAGCCACTGCCTCAAGATTCTTCGAATCC gctctCCACATGCACGACCAGAGGTTCCTGGTGGCGTATCCTATATCTCTCTTCTACGCCTCCTTTGTGGTTATCGCTGTACTCTGA